A stretch of Oreochromis aureus strain Israel breed Guangdong linkage group 11, ZZ_aureus, whole genome shotgun sequence DNA encodes these proteins:
- the LOC116322589 gene encoding uncharacterized protein LOC116322589, with product MTMDADQWSEEDNTYEAADTLGIDYSATRSSREQQPSPVFRGRNREELKNQRAATNATLPNIGNQSAATNRPPPLRYMTIRWPGFNANKGKNQPPEFVFFRNATVCLAVLCILLIIVLICVSIACATLAGNQMKLTEESNNLREENNILTNQLDNLRNVSIAAYHVSSDAYPACLAGKTFFVLNYEVLDDIMTECYFYLHKVSMDDGGCNSTFSWRCARTFP from the exons ATGACAATGGACGCTGACCAGTGGTCAGAAGAGGACAATACTTATGAAGCTGCAGACACACTCGGTATAGATTACAGCGCAACGAGGAGCTCAAGAGAACAGCAACCAAGCCCTGTGTTCAGAGGTAGGAACAGAGAGGAGCTGAAAAATCAGAGAGCTGCGACAAACGCAACACTGCCAAACATCGGAAACCAAAGCGCAGCCACCAACCGCCCCCCTCCTCTCAGGTACATGACTATCAGATGGCCGGGGTTCAATGCCAACAAAGGAAAAAACCAACCTCCTGAGTTTG TTTTTTTCAGGAATGCTACAGTTTGTCTGGCAGTTCTGTGTATTCTGTTAATCATCGTACTCATCTGTGTGAGCATCGCTT GTGCCACTTTAGCTGGGAATCAGATGAAGTTGACTGAAGAAAGCAACAACCTACGCGAAGAAAACAATATCTTGACGAATCAACTAG ATAATTTAAGAAACGTTTCCATAGCAGCATATCATGTTTCCAGTGATGCCTACCCTGCCTGCCTCGCTGGAAAAACATTCTTTGTACTTAATTATGAAGTACTTGAT GATATCATGACAGAGTGCTACTTCTATCTGCACAAAGTCAGCATGGATGATGGAGGCTGCAATAGCACATTTTCTTGGAGGTGTGCACGTACCTTTCCCTGA